TTCTTTAGCATTTATGGGAGCTTGCCTCCGGAGGTTCAAGAGGAGGTACAACGAGCTGCCAGTGCTATTGAGTCCGAGGCTCCTGATGCTGCGGAAAGGGTGAACAAGGCTCTTATTACCCTGAAACAGGGCTTCTTATAGTTGTCTGGTGATGGCTACCTCTGTAGTTTACTTCCTTGGGCTCATCAGGCAGATTACTTCTTTTTGTCGTGAGCCCGGCGCCACTCAACATAGTGCTTGGTGCCCTCATCTATTGAGACCTTGGGCTCCCATGCCAGTTCTCTCTGGGCCTTGGAGCCGTCTAGAAGACACTCGGTGCGCATGATATCGATGCTATAGCGATTCAGGAAGGGCATCTCTTTTGCCCGCCGCAGCGTTGCTATCCCCTCCATGAGGCAGCACCAGACATAGGCAACAGAGTACGGCATGGTTCCATGGATTCTTCTGCCGCCCTGGGCCCGTATCATAGCCTTAGTGAACTCTTTAAGCCTGACTGGTTCAAGGGGAGCTACATTGTAAACCTGGCCTATGGCCTTGTCACTGGTGGCTGCGAGAATGGCTAGGTCAGCTATGTCAGACACATATACGACAGCGTATCGGGGATTGACCCTTCCTGGCCACAATACGATGGGGAAGGACACATAGCGGTAAATCCGGTCGGCAAGGAGTCTATCTCTGGGGCCGTAGGCTGCGCCTATTCTGATCATCGAGACTTTAATCTTGCCTTGTCTGTGGTGCTCCCAGCAAGCCTGTTCAGCCAGCAATTTGGCGTAGTCGTAATAGGTATCGGGGCTAAAACATGCGGCACAGGGTGTGGTCTCGTCAGCCGGAATGTCTCCCTTGAAACAGGCATCACCGTAAACAGTGTAGGAGCTTACTTGTAGAAAACGGGGGACTTTTTCTTGAGCACTGGCCTTTAGTAGATTCTCCGTGCCCTTAACAGTTGTGGCCTCGAACTCCTGCCAGGTTCCCCAGCCGGGTGTAACCTTGGCTGCTGCGTGGAATACTATGTCGATCCCTTTAACAGCAGGTAGCAGACTCTCATAGTCTTGGACATCACCGAAAACGATCTCTACGCCGCTGGCCTTGAGGTGAGTGAGATCGGATGTCTTGCGGGACAGGGCGCGGACCTCATAGCCTTTTTCTATGAGACGTTCCACCAGACCACTTCCCACGCATCCGGTACTTCCAGTAACCAGTGCCTTCATAGCCCCCCCTTTTTTGTTGATAACTGGCTTCTGTTTTTCAGGATTTAGTTCTTCAAACTCTTGAGGGGGCTAATTCTTGGCCCCCTTCCTCTGCCTGTGTTAGCCATGATATCCACGTACCACTTGACTGTCAAGCCAGATTCAGGTTTGGGATCGGTTTACATTCCCCAAATTGAAGCTCAAAATGATAGCGTACCATTCTGAAGGGATCTGTGCCTGTTGCATGGTATAATAACCTCCTTATCATGTTGTGCTGGCGAAGAGTAACATCCGTTGTCGATAGAAAATAGCGCCGTGAGGTCGGAGGTTGAAATTGGATTGGACGGACATTTTGGGGTTCATTGCGGGTGCTTTTATAACTTTGGCCTTCATTCCTCAAGTGTGGCGTCTCTACAAACTCAAGAGTGCCCGTGAGATAAGCTTGTCTTTCAGCATGCTTTTCCTGGTGGGAGGTATCTGCTGGCTCCTGTGGGGGATTGAGCGACATCTTGTGCCAGTCATCATGTGGAACGCCATATCACTGGTGCTTGTAAGTGCTATGCTGTTCGCCAAGTTGAAGTATCGTGAATAGTCCTGGACATTAGTCTCAAAGGCCAGTTGCCATGGGGTTGAGGATATGCTACCATTACAACAATCTTGGAAAGTAGGGGCATCTCAGAAGGGGTGCTGACTCTCAAGGTGGGTTAGTCAAAGTTTAAAAACTGGGCCTTTAAGCCAGTCCAGCGAGGCTGGCAAGGGATATAGGGTTGTAGCCCTCAAACTCTAGGCAATGTCGGGGCAACTAGACTGAAAACCTCTTGCCAGCCTGGCAAGAGGTTTTTTATATGCCTGAGAAAGTGATTATGTCTGCTGAGGAGATGCGGCGAGCTCTGACGCGCATTGCCCATGAGGTTATTGAGAGAAACCATGGCTGTGAGGATCTCGTTTTCATCGGCGTATATACCAGAGGGGTGCCCTTGGCTACGCGGATAGCTGCATCTGTAAAGGAAATTGAGAAGGTGAACATATCCGTGGGAGCGTTAGATATTGGCCCGTACCGAGATGACCTTTCCTTCCTCGAATCGCCTCCCATGATTCGGCCCAGTGACATTCCAGGTGATGTTGCTGGCAAGCGTGTTGTGTTGGTAGATGACGTCATTTATACCGGCAGGAGCATTCGTGCTGCTATGGACGCCATCATCGACTTCGGACGTCCCCAACGTATTCAGTTGGCGGTTCTTGTTGACCGTGGGCATCGTGAGCTGCCCATTCGGCCCGATTACGTTGGTAAAAACGTTCCTACATCAATGAAGGAGGAGATAGAGGTGAGGCTGCAAGAAGTTGATGGCAGGGATGAGGTTGTGATTGTGAATCGGGCTGGTGTACAGCCTGTTGGGAAGAGGATTTCTGGAAAGTCTTCCGGATTGGAGGAATTGCCATGAGTCTAGCAAATAGAAGCCTGGTGGCCATGGATGATCTATCCAACGAAGAGATTGAGTCAGTCTTTTCTTTGGCCGACGAGATGGCTGGCTCAATGAATGAGCAGTCCAGTGTATGCCAGGGGAAGATCATGGCTAGTCTCTTCTTCGAACCGAGTACCAGGACACGCCTGTCTTTCGAGGCTGCCATGCTTAGACTTGGAGGACATGTCATCACTGCAGTGGATATAGGCGCCACCTCCCTTGCCAAGGGCGAAAGCATTGCCGATATGGCCAGGGTGGTGGGAAGTTATGCCGATATCATCGTCATCAGACACCCCTGGGAGGGTTCGGCCAGAGTAGTGGCAGACTATGCTGGTGTGCCTGTGATCAATGCCGGCGATGGAGGGCATGAACATCCCACCCAGACCTTGTTAGACCTCTACACCATCAAGAAGGAGAGAAAGGCTATCAAGGGCTTGAAGATTGCCCTCTGGGGCGATCTGAAATACGGGAGGACAGTACATTCCCTTGCCTGTGCTTTGGCGAGGTTTGGTGCTACTATTCTCTTCCGTCCTGCTCCGGGCCTTGAGATGCCAGACCATGTCGTCCGGAAGTTGACCACCGAGTATGGGGGTGAGTTGCGAAGACCTGAGGCTGCCGATCAGGTGGGAAAGGGGGGGCTCTTTTCTCTGGATGCCATATATGTGACGCCGACTATCCCTCATCAACTGGCTATGATGCCTGATATCAGCATCCAGGTTGAGCTGGAAAAGGGGGTTGATGCCATTTATGTCACCAGATTTCAAAGAGAAAGGCATGATTCTGTGGCAGGCGGGGATGATGTAAAGAAGGGCTATCCGATAGTGGACAAGAAGCTACTTGAGGAAAAGGTGTTCAAGGAAACACTTGTTATGCACCCGCTGCCACGTATTGATGAGCTTGCCCATGAATTGGATACTGACAGAAGAAGCATGTACTTCAAACAGGCTGCCCGAGGAGTGCCCGTCAGGATGGCTCTGATAAGCCTTCTGCTGGGAGCAAGGAAGGTTGATATTCTCAGGGCAGAAGAGCCGGCTTTGGTTCGAAAGTTAGACTATCCTGTGTATGATCGTGGATTTGGTGTCCGATGCCAGAACCGAAACTGCGTGTCAGTCAATGAGGAGAGGTACATCAAGCCTGAGTTCAGGATTGTAAGCCGCGAGCCATTGACTCTGACGTGTATCTACTGTGAACATGAGACCTTCCCGAGATATGTGGCCAGCACAGAGTGGCATGAAAGGACTGTGGAGAGCAAGAGGTATCATAGGGCTGATAGCCACTTGGCTCGGAAGATAAAGCCAGAGAACCTGATTATCTTCGATTCAGAGAATGAAGCCCAGGCCCGGGGGTTCAAGCCAGGTAGGTATGCAGGCAGTTAAATTCAGGATTTGGGGTGAGTGGTGAGGGGTATTGCTGTGCTCATCAGCGGTGGTCGCATCATTGACCCTGGCGGGAGCATAGATAAGGTTGGCGATTTGCTCATGGTGGGAGGCAGAATCGCCTGGATTGGCGAAAGCGGCCGAGCTCCTGATCAACCAGAATGCATTGTTTTAGCTGCCAGAGGGATGGTCGTCTCTCCTGGCTTTATTGATCTCCACTGCCATCTTCGGGAGCCGGGGTTTGAGGAAAAGGAGACTATAGCTACTGGGACAAAGGCGGCTGCGCGGGGAGGTTTTACCACCATTTGTTGTATGCCCAATACCTCTCCGCCCATC
The nucleotide sequence above comes from Chloroflexota bacterium. Encoded proteins:
- a CDS encoding NAD-dependent epimerase/dehydratase family protein, with the translated sequence MKALVTGSTGCVGSGLVERLIEKGYEVRALSRKTSDLTHLKASGVEIVFGDVQDYESLLPAVKGIDIVFHAAAKVTPGWGTWQEFEATTVKGTENLLKASAQEKVPRFLQVSSYTVYGDACFKGDIPADETTPCAACFSPDTYYDYAKLLAEQACWEHHRQGKIKVSMIRIGAAYGPRDRLLADRIYRYVSFPIVLWPGRVNPRYAVVYVSDIADLAILAATSDKAIGQVYNVAPLEPVRLKEFTKAMIRAQGGRRIHGTMPYSVAYVWCCLMEGIATLRRAKEMPFLNRYSIDIMRTECLLDGSKAQRELAWEPKVSIDEGTKHYVEWRRAHDKKK
- a CDS encoding PQ-loop domain-containing transporter, whose amino-acid sequence is MDWTDILGFIAGAFITLAFIPQVWRLYKLKSAREISLSFSMLFLVGGICWLLWGIERHLVPVIMWNAISLVLVSAMLFAKLKYRE
- the pyrR gene encoding bifunctional pyr operon transcriptional regulator/uracil phosphoribosyltransferase PyrR; amino-acid sequence: MPEKVIMSAEEMRRALTRIAHEVIERNHGCEDLVFIGVYTRGVPLATRIAASVKEIEKVNISVGALDIGPYRDDLSFLESPPMIRPSDIPGDVAGKRVVLVDDVIYTGRSIRAAMDAIIDFGRPQRIQLAVLVDRGHRELPIRPDYVGKNVPTSMKEEIEVRLQEVDGRDEVVIVNRAGVQPVGKRISGKSSGLEELP
- the pyrB gene encoding aspartate carbamoyltransferase — its product is MSLANRSLVAMDDLSNEEIESVFSLADEMAGSMNEQSSVCQGKIMASLFFEPSTRTRLSFEAAMLRLGGHVITAVDIGATSLAKGESIADMARVVGSYADIIVIRHPWEGSARVVADYAGVPVINAGDGGHEHPTQTLLDLYTIKKERKAIKGLKIALWGDLKYGRTVHSLACALARFGATILFRPAPGLEMPDHVVRKLTTEYGGELRRPEAADQVGKGGLFSLDAIYVTPTIPHQLAMMPDISIQVELEKGVDAIYVTRFQRERHDSVAGGDDVKKGYPIVDKKLLEEKVFKETLVMHPLPRIDELAHELDTDRRSMYFKQAARGVPVRMALISLLLGARKVDILRAEEPALVRKLDYPVYDRGFGVRCQNRNCVSVNEERYIKPEFRIVSREPLTLTCIYCEHETFPRYVASTEWHERTVESKRYHRADSHLARKIKPENLIIFDSENEAQARGFKPGRYAGS